The Pelotomaculum isophthalicicum JI genomic sequence TGATTGTTGAAACATATATGGACCAGGCCAAGATGTATATCAAAGCCCCAGAACAGGACTGGACCGTCATGAACATGCCGTTTTCACCGGAATTCTGGAAACAGCAGCAGGATATCCAGTCAGACCCATTGAAAGCCGCCGAGTTGATGAAGGAAATGGGGATTTTATTGAACTTCGGCAACGACGTGACAGTTGACGGCAAGGATTACTATGTCGTGAACGCAGCTATCGACATGAACAAGTTTAAACAAGGTTACCAAAAACTCCTCCAGCAAGCGATGCAAGCAATACCGCAGGACACAACCGCTGGAAACGCTGCCGACTTACAGAAGCAAATGGCGGATCTCTTTAAAAACGCCACGCTGGATTATAATTACTCAGTTTTAGTCAACAAGAAAACCCTGATTGGTGAGATTGTCAAGTTTGACGCCCGGTTGATCATGTCCATGGAGAACCCGGCGCCTGAGCAGGCAAGCGGGGCGGCGACAGATAACACGCCGAAAACAATGAAAATGGACATGAAGATAAAGGGTGACATGAAAATCACTGATCTAGGCAGCCCCTTCAAAGCCCCGGACGTTAGCGCCGCCAAAGAAATAAGCAAACCGTAACATCCATCCAGCAGAAAAAAGATTGAAATCACTATCCGGACGCCGAAATTCAAAACACCTGGTTGTTAAACCAGGTGTTTTATTATAGTACAAAATAAATTAATAATGTTAAAATTGAAGTATTTAAGGCAACATTATTTATAGCGCCAAGGAACAGGTACATGATTTTATGAAAACATTATTATCTTCAATTCAACAAATATGCGCGGACAATCACCAAGCGGCTTTCATAGTGGGGGGATACCTGCGGGATATCCTACTGGGAAGGAAGCCCGGCGACATCGACCTGGCGCTCGAAGAACCGGCGCGTAACCTAGTAAAGGAACTAGCCCGCAAGCTGGACGGCACGCTGGTGATCCTGGACGGCAAAAGGTCCGTTTACCGTTTGATCATCAACACGAAGAATAGCTCCAGCCAAATTGATATAGAAGGGATTAACCCGGGCGGGCTGTTATCCGACCAGGCAAGACGCGATTTTACCATCAACGCCCTAGCCGTGCCACTCGACCAATACTTGCATAATCCTTGCTGGAAAGAGTGCATCATTGATCCCATGGGTGGATTGGCTGACTTGCAACGCGGCACAATCCGGGTTTGCAGCGAAACTTCAATAGAGAACGACCCGCTGAGGGCGCTCCGGGCTTTCCGGCTGGCCGCAAACTTGGGGCTTGTCCTTGAACCCGGCGCCATCCGGCTTATCGCACAGTTGCAAAAACAGGTTTTAGCCTGTGCGGGGGAACGAATCTGGGATGAACTTGCCGCCATTTTCATTCACCCGCAATCAGTTCCTGTAATCAGGCTAATGGATACTGAATGTGGCCTGCTGGAAAAGATTATCCCCGAACTAGCCCCTCTGAAGGATATGGTGCAAGGCGGCCACCATACGGATGACGCGTGGGAACACTCGCTGAAAACACTTGAAATCTTTGAGCGTATAATCGATAGCGGCCTGCCTTCGGATTTAAATGACAAAATAATCGGCTATACGAGTAAAAAAATTACGCGGTCCCGCAACCGCCTCCCGGCGCTTAAACTGGCCTGTTTGCTCCATGACGTGGGCAAGCAATTTTGCCGGGAATATGCCGGAAACGGTAAGTATACCTTCTATAACCACCACAAACTGGGAGTCCCCGTGGCTGGCGCCGTCGCAGGGCGGCTGAAGCTAAGCGGCGCTGAAAATCAAATAATCAAAACCCTGGTTGGATCGCATATGGACCCTTTATTCTTATATAAGGATAATCCACCCAGCCCCCGTGCCTTACGCCGGTTTTTTAGCAGGTCAGGCCTGGAGACAACAGGGCTGCTG encodes the following:
- a CDS encoding HD domain-containing protein, whose protein sequence is MKTLLSSIQQICADNHQAAFIVGGYLRDILLGRKPGDIDLALEEPARNLVKELARKLDGTLVILDGKRSVYRLIINTKNSSSQIDIEGINPGGLLSDQARRDFTINALAVPLDQYLHNPCWKECIIDPMGGLADLQRGTIRVCSETSIENDPLRALRAFRLAANLGLVLEPGAIRLIAQLQKQVLACAGERIWDELAAIFIHPQSVPVIRLMDTECGLLEKIIPELAPLKDMVQGGHHTDDAWEHSLKTLEIFERIIDSGLPSDLNDKIIGYTSKKITRSRNRLPALKLACLLHDVGKQFCREYAGNGKYTFYNHHKLGVPVAGAVAGRLKLSGAENQIIKTLVGSHMDPLFLYKDNPPSPRALRRFFSRSGLETTGLLLLSLADITASRTASGHKDEAWSYRKFILDLLNKYLNENNRYVSPSRLLDGNDICVILGIKPSKRVGRVLESLADAQVEGLARTKEEAVAFIKQYKRPT